ttggtctgagccgcttcatccaacaataccgccgaatcaaagtatgacatgctggtaagcagtatgactattatcgcccacaactccttgtgttctactcgtgcatataacatctacgcatagacctggctcggatgccactgttggggaacgcagtaatttcaaaaaaaaatctacgaacacgcaagatctatctaggtgatgcataccaacaagaggggagagtgatgtccacgtaccctcatagaccgaaaacggaagcgttatgacaatgctgttgatgtagtcgtacgtcttcatgatccgactgatcctagtaccgaaagtacggcacctccgcgatctgcacacgttcagctcggtgacgtctcgcgaactctagatccagctgaggtcgaggtagagtttcgtcagcacgacggcgtgatgacggtgatgatgaagttaccgatgcagggcttcgcctaagcactacaacgatataaCCGAGGtagaaatctgtggaggggggcaccgcacatggctaaacaatcaacatgtgtgtctatggggtgcccccctcccccgtatataaaggagtggaggaggggagggccggccctctcatggcacgcccaaggggggagtcctactcccggtgggagtagaaTTCCCCTTTTCcttagttggagtaggagaagaaggaagagggagagggagagaaggaaatgGGGGCCGGgccccttcccaattcggattgggcttggggggcgcacccccaccttggccgcctcctcctctctcccattaaggcccaatgactcccgggggggttccggtaaccccccggtactccagtaaatgcccgaactcacctggaaccattccgatgtccaaacatagccttccaatatatcgatctttatgtctcgaccattttgagactcctcgtcatgtccatgatcacatccaggactccgagcaacctttggtacatcaaaacacataaactcataataccgatcgtcatcgaacgttaagtgtgcggaccctacgggttcgagaactgtgtagacatgaccgagactcatctccggtcaataaccaatagcggaacctggatattcattttggctcccacatattctacgaagatctttatcggtcaaaccgcataacaacatacattgttccctttgtcatcggtatgttacttgcccgagattcgatcatcggtatctgaatacctagttcaacctcgttagcgtcaagtctctttactcgttccataatgcatcatcccgtgactaactcattagtcacattgcttgcaaggcttatagtgatgtgcattaccgagagggcccagagatacctctccgaaacacagagtgacaaatcctaatctcgatctatgccaacccaacagacaccatcggaaacacatgtagagcatctttataatcacccagttacgtggtgacgtttgataacacactaagtgttcctccggtattcgggagttgcataatctcatagttataggaacatgtatgagttatgaagaaagcaataccaataaactaaacgatcattatgccaagctaacggatgggtcttgtccatcacatcattctctaatgatgtgatcccgttcatcaaatgacaacacatgtctatggtcaggaaaaataaccatctttgattaacgagctagtcaagtagaggcatactagggacactctgttttgtctatgtattgacacatgtactaagtttccggttaatacaattctagcatgaataataaacatttatcatggtataagtaaatataaataacaactttattattgcctctagggcatatttccttcacaacaACCTTTCTGTATCAGCGGCATTTGGCTGcctcaagtactcagggccaaacactgccaccacggCCTTGCAGAAGCTGTACAGTGACAAAAGACATGTGGACTCACTCATGCGCACGTACTCATTCACAAGATCGCCTGGAATTCCATATGCAAGCATGCAGATGGCCGCCGTGCATTTCTGGTAAGAGGAGAATCCAAGCTTGCCAAGGGCATCAGTCTTGCACTCGAAGTATGGGTCATGAGCAACCACTCCCTCTCGGATATGATTGAACAGATGCCTTGACATATGAAAACGACGACGGAATTTATTCGGCTTGAAGAGCGGGGTGTTCGCAAAGTAGTCGGAATAGAGCAGGGCGCGGCCTCTCTCTCTGTTGCGGTTCAGGTTGGGAGCACGGCCAGGGACTGACCCCCCTGTACCGAGGAAGCTGCCGTTCAATGTGGTCGTGAACGACCAGTGCAGCCACCACAAGATCTTTGTCATGCGAGGACGAATCGTCCGATGAGTAAATGAAGTGGCGGAAGAAAAAATCATCTCCATTGTCCATACCTTTGTGGGCAAAGTGTCAAACACCTTGCGGTCGTGATGGTAAAGAGTCCGCGACGATCACCTCGATGCAGCAGGGGTGGTTTGGCGGCCGGCTAGTGGCCGCAATGGAGGACTCGACGGAAGCTGTCGTGGTCCATATCCGTCGCCGGCGGTCGTATCCCCTCTGGCACTTGCTACAACGGCGATGGCCAAATCTCCTTCAAGCGACGGCCGAAACTCCTACAAAAGCGCGGGCGTGGTGGCGGCCATGTCGAGACATGGTTTGGTATGGACGGTCGGGGGGGTGAGCAGTGAGGAGGCGGCCGGAGAATAGTGGCGCCGCCGGCGGCTGGGTGGGGCGGGGTGGGGCGGGGGAGAGCGGGTGGAGGCGAATGGACTGCTACTGTCCCCGATAGGCGGGCCACGGGAGGACAAGGGCGTGCGTCCAGCCCATCCGCGCGATGTCCGTTTCACCCCAAACTCGGTGCAAGTTTGGGCTGAGAATGGGTCGAAAACAGACAAAATCTGGACATTTGTCTGTTTGGGACCGCGCGTTGGGCCGCGCTATTCGTCTGTTCTACCCCAAACGAACGCACCCGGACGGGATGGGGTCGCGCGCTGGAGTTGGCCTTAGCTATGCTCACGCCGGTGTTCAATTGTTTTTTTCTCGATAGAGCGGTGCTGaattatatactccctccgatccaaattaATTGACACAACTTTTGTAACTTTAGTATAAAGTTGTAGTACAGTTGTATCAGTTAATTTGGATCGGACGAAGTAGTATATTCTTAGTTGATGAAGCGGTGCTAAATTTATAACACTTGATCGCTCAGCATATGAAAGAAATTTTGCGGATATTCAATTTGGCTCTAGGGAGCACATGCACCTGCGTGTCAAAAAGGAATTTTATAAATGTAAAAGAAAATTGCAAAAAAATAAATATGTTCATTGTTACACCCAAATACTACCTGCAAATTTTTAGGGGAAGAACTTCAGCATTTTggcctgtgtaaaaaaatcaaACGCCAAACGTTACCTTCAAATGTTACACTTAATTTTCTTCAAGGAAAAAATGTTACACTTAATTTTGTTTTTTTCATCGACGAAGCACTGCTATCCCATATGGCATGAAAACTGTCAAGCACATTTGGTACACTAACATGAACatctagaaaaaaaataagaattttaatgtagcgacccgacctcagacggtcaagtctctatgctcagtgtcatccctggatcggtaatgctgacacacacagtactcgaaggatttataacagagtagcaatcacacacttattacatcgaatgtctcaaaagagaacttattacaataaatatggcttaaggccatctaataagataacagcggaaggcttagaagataaagtgagtccatcaactccaacggcataactgagtgcatgacaaacgacctatggcaccttactcgtcgtctgaaaagtctgcaacatgatatgttgcagcccaaaaacgggtcagcacatggaatatgctggcaatataacacagtagagcaatgaagaGATAAATGctaccactacatgcatatatggctggtggaggctctatggttatattgtttttgcgaaaagccaattttttcctacaacaaaggaatatattttatttaactatcatggtggttgaaacatcattgagaagattcctccaactcaatcccaattaaagtattcattaacaacccaacaaattaatttagactgatgagatcaaatcaataattcaagtaccagatactcaaaaatgtccataaccggggacacggctaaccatgattagtttatacactctacagaggtttgcgcacttttccccacaagactcgatctcctccgttggatttctcgcacttcatggtgtttgagaaacgaatgaccgagacacagtctttcagaagcattaactctttactctgggtaggcagttacacctactttccctctacatctgctagcctaccactgaaagaggtcatgcaacatactcaactatgccagagcccataatggcttgtggctgcgcacggaagtttctagcatgaataatcttatgatccctttgagcctgggtggcggactgtaggatgatcacacgggtactccgggatatcctaagacaacactggattctctaggtgcccacaagcaatccacccagatgtgtattaaagtctGTCATGGTACTCTCAAatccaatccacgtctacgagcatagcaatataagcataacgtagaagtaactcccagggtttgataataaatagggaaataggttctacctcgtcatctacttcccaaatacccacaagttaatcacatcctaatcatgcagtgtttgaggattgtaactaatgcattaAACTTGGTatgaaaggggtatgatcaatgtgttacttgccttgctgacgatccgcaaaacctagagactcgtagtagcacgcttcgcactccgggaattctatcgcaaacaaacaatagcatacataagcaatcaagcaaagatgcacgggtaaaacacaaataagaagatctaaccagaaagttcaactgaagaactccggttggcaaaaagaatcaatcaaacggagcaacaaaacacaaactgcgaaagaaacaagatccgtttactaatctggactaaactcaaattttacagtaccaaaatcttgttcatgttggttaaacagaaagaggacttcgagacgaagatctagacgcttgtttcacctgatttggataaacgagcgaaaaatatactagatcgaagatttgggcagaaatcgcgatcgaaaataatcatggaaaaaccctggaaaaataaaaaactgacgaacaggctaacgaacgaacgttcgttgtctgcgactaaccggcgaacgacgttcgttaaaacgaacatacggacgaacgtccgctaaataaataaaccgacggaAAACCGAACGAACCGATCTATTTAAAAAAAACTAGATCTAGGGTTTCTAAAAAAACGAACGGTTAACCGAAaaaaaggcggcggcggctacctccggcgaggcaTCGGGCTTGCGGCGGCGAGCTGCGGCGGCTTGCGGCGGCGGGGCGTGCAGGCGGTGGCGAGCTGCAGGGCGACGGCGGGGCGCGCAGGCGGCGGGGTATTTATGAGGGGGTCGGGGTCGAGGCCGACTTGGAagaggggcggcgcggcggcgtcgCGCAGGCGGACTCCGGCGAGTCCGTCTCGCGCAcgggagggaggcggcggcgctggctgggcgagctgggcctcggcccagtccgGTCCGGCGGGATTTTTTTAAACCAGATTTCACCGgaaaaaatcctagaaaaataaataaaaatctaaaaataccaaaacaaattgtcgccgtctaaataaaatatttagaacaagatgaatattttattggccctaaaatgcaattttgaaaaatgcatattttctaGTTCAAATAAAATCGCAAATAAAATTCAagtaaaattatttatttgattttaatatttttcctccaatatttcatttattttggagaagtcatattatctcctctcatatattttaataagAAAAAAATTCGGAGAGAAAatttattaaaaccaaaatgatccctgtttcaatatttgataaatttcaaatatgaaaaacgtaaaatccccaactctctccgtgggtccttgagttgcttagaatttcgaggatcgcaaaacgaaaatgcaataaaatatgatatgcatgaatgacctatgtataacattccaaattgaaaatttgggatgttacaaacctaccctccttaagatgaatctcgtcctcgagattcgggttggctagaaaataggtgtgggtggtctttgcgtagatcatcctctcgttcccacgtggcttcatcctcggtgtggtggctccactgaactttgcaaaacttgataaccttgctgcgagtaactcggctggcaaactcgagaatcctgacgggtttctcctcatatgtcaaatcactatctaactgaattgcttccaggggcactgtgtctctcaggggaatatcggccatctctgcatggcacttcttcaactgggaaacgtgaaatacatcatgaactcctgacaatccttcgggtagctccaacttgtaggcaacctctcccatgtGTTCCAAAACATGGTACGGTcccacaaatctcggggctatctttcccttaactccaaaacgtttaactcctcgcagtggtgacacacggagatatgctctgcctccgatttcatagactacctccttgcgttttgagtctgcatagcttttctgtctggactgagctaccttcagtctatctcgaatcagcttaaccttctcttcggactccttaatcaaatTCGGTCCAAACAACtagcggtctccaacttcatcccacatcaacggtcttcggcatcttcttccatacagggcttcgaacggtgccatcttcaaactagcctggtagctattgttgtacgAAAATTCCGCAtagggcaagttgtcatcccaactagatccataatctagcgcacaagctctcaacatgtcctccagaatctgattgactctctcagtctgtccatctatctgcagatgaaaggttgtactgaactctagcctggtacccaaagactggtgcagctggtgccaaaactttcaagtaaactgtgttcctctatctgatacgatggtcctcggaactccgtgcagacatacgatcctggtcatatatatcttggccaacttcgcgcttgtataggtggttttcactgggataaagtgagctactttggtcaagcgatccactactacccagatagaatcatatcccgatcgggtcctgggtaatccggtgataaagtccatgccaaacttatcccacttccattcgggtatcagcataggctgcagtaatcctgctggcttctgatgttcggccttcactctttgacatacatcacatacagctacatactcagcaatgtctttcttcatacccgtccaccagaaacgctccttcaaatccaaatacatctaggtgtttccggggtgtatcgagtatggcgagtcatgagcttcctgaagtatcaacttcctgatttctgcattattgggcacatatacacggtcctcaaaccacaaggtgtcgtgctcatcctcacgaaaacctttggcttttccttcactcatcttctcctttatctcggcaatttctttgtcatccttctgagcttctcgaatcttttccaacaatgttgactgaacctccaatgctgcaacaaaacctctagggactatctccaagcgaagctccctgagatcttatGCTAACTCCCttggcaatcctccgcttacgagggtattggcataactcttccggctcaaagcatctgctacaacattggcctttcctggatgatagtgcagcttcatatcataatcctttatgagttccaaccatctcctctgcctgaggttcagctccttctgagtaaaaatgtacttcaaactcttgtgatccgtgtacacatcacaacggtttccaataagaaaatgtctccaggtcttgagcgcatgtaCCACAGCTGCTagctccaaatcatgcgtggcataattcaattcaTGCGGTCGGAGTTGACGTGAGGCATACGagacaactcttccgtcttgcataagtactcctccaagttctacgcgagaggcgtcgcaatacacttggaaatccttgcgtatatctggcagaatcagcactggggctatagtcaaatgtttcttcaactcctggaaacttgcttcgcaatcttcagtccaatggaacttagtgtccagtcttcccgcacttgaaacaagtaatgtgacttagattcttcttggcgggtgtggctgggttggAGCGGTTCTGATTACTGCTCGCTCCactcccattcccattcttggggccattgtggttatgggaacttcctccattgtgggtatggcctccatggttatgggtaagtcctcccgagttcggggtgaaacgaggcttcCGCTGAGCTCCTGAAtggtactttccttgtccatacttccttttgcggctctctatctgctgctgcttcccttcaatcataagaaccttgtctaccaactcctggtagttgttgaatgttgccaccatcaactgcatgctcatctcatcattaagcccttccataaacttatcctgcttcgcggcatctgtggccacatcatcaggggcataacgagatagcttactaaactcatctacatactgagccacagtacgatttccctggcgcaagttgcgaaactcatgcttcttcatgctcatagctccagttgagacatgggctgtgcggaatgcttgttgaaactgatcccaagtgatattggctatagggaaagtggtcgtgtaattctcccaccatgatgctgctggtccatccaattgatgtgcggcaaaatgcaccttctttgcatctgtgcatcctgcggtggtcaactcccttccaatcttgcgtagccagtcatccgcaactattggctcggtgctactggaaaacaccggcggctgcaacctcagaaaacaggctaagttgtcaactggaggcgggttgttgttgttgttgttgttgttgttgttgttgttgctgctgttgttgccttggttctggactaatatctgcatcaatgcattctgctgccgaatcaactgggtgatctccggtgggaagacaaatccggtatcacgtctcggaggcatctgatgggtttagaggggagagattagaatagaaatgaggtctagtgagaaagcactacccaaatgcacatgagacaaacacaaacatatcacaccaatcaattcaagcaagggcatacaatcggtctagaactatcgttacaaaagtgatcagactactactatatacaggGGGAATACTACTcatcatatggtggtcatctagaaattttgatcggtggaagattccatgatatccgctccagcttcatcttcacaatcatcatcactaccatcaggttcggagtcggtgtcatcgatgatgatgtagtcttcagaacgaatttccttaggttcgtcgtcttctcctcctggcgcggggtctcccatgaatactcctaccttccttgtcaggtcgtcattcttttccacgagtatcgtcatttcctcctcatatccatcgcgtgtagacttgagttcctcttctagctttGTGATCctggtcatcgccttcttcaaatctatcatgcctgcgcacatctagttctcctggcgtcgaatgtgttggtttaactcctggatgaaagctgcaatggacctgtccttcttggtgctgatcatctcccattgctcgtctcggcgcccacatatctggtagatattatccttgagatccttgtgataaacttcaccaatgcgtcccatggcgatgtgggctgccatgctcttgcctagactccaggttggtgcatcaaaggaaaactctatgggctcgactggcgtgaatgtccttcctggaatttGAACTCGAATCATACAACGCTCCTCTTCTAGTAAAGTGACGGTGTatgttccggtgaagcttggtattccgatgttcaggtacctagtgacttccttcaagtgtcgtccaaagggtgtgtcttcatccggttgtgcaaacttgttccttgagtccgccatcctaaagagtagaaaatggagaggagttagaaatgagtagagaagagtgacctatggctcatcttagtggtcgtgtcctacattcaatgtgtgctctgataccatcttgtagcgacccgacctcagacggtcaagtctctatgctcagtgtcatccctggatcggtaatgctgacacacacagtactcgaaggatttataacagagtagcaatcacacacttattacatcgaatgtctcaaaagagaacttattacaataaatatggtttaaggccatctaataagataacagcggaaggcttggaagataaagtgagtccatcaactccaacggcataactgagtgcatgacaaacgacctatggcaccttacacgtcgtctgaaaagtctgcaacatgatatgttgcagcccgaaaacgggtcagcacatggaatatgctggcaatataacacagtagagcaatgaacagataaatgctatcactacatgcatatatggctggtggaggctctatgcttatattgcttttgcgaaaagccaatttttccctacaacaaaggaatatattttatttaactatcatggtggttgaaacatcattgagaaggttcctccaactcaatcccaattaaagtattcattaacaacccaacaaattaatttagactgatgagatcaaatcaataattcaagtaccagatactcaaaaatgtccataaccggggacacggctaaccatgattagtttatacactctacagaggtttgcgcacttttccccacaagactcgatctcctccgttggatttcttgcacttcatggtgtttgagaaacggatgaccgagacacagtctttcagaagcattaactctttactatgggtagacagttacacctactttccctctacatctgctagcctaccactgaaagaggtcacacaacatactcaactatgccagagcccataatggcttgtggctgcgcatggaagtttctagcatgaataatcttatgatccctttgagcctaggtggcggaccgtaggatgatcacacgggtactccgggatatcctaggacaacactgcaTTCTCCAGGTCCTGTGGCGACCCGACCTTAGacgatcaagtctctgtgctcagtgtcatccctggatcggtaatgctgacacacacagtacttgaaggatttataacagagtagcaatcacacacttattacatcgaatgtctcaaaagagaacttattacaataaatatggcttaaggccatctaataagatagcaacggaaggcttggaagataaagtgagtccatcaactccaacggcatagctgagtgcatgacaaacgacctatggcaccttactcgtcgtctgaaaagtctgcaacatgatatgttgcagcctgaaaacgggtcagcacatggaatatgctggcaatataacacagtagagcaatgaacagataaatgctaccgctacatgcatatatggctggtggaggctctatggttatattgtttttgcgaaaagccaattttttcctacaacaaaggaatatattttatttaactaccatggtggttgaaacatcattgagaaggttcctacaactcaatcccaattaaagtattcattaacaacccaacaaattaatttagagtgatgagattgttgggcaacgtagtaatttcaaaaaaaatcctacgcacacgcaagatcatggtgatgcatagcaacgagaggggagagtgttgtccacgtaccctcgtagatcgaaagcggaaacgttagcacaatgcggttgatgtagtcgtacgtcttcacgatctgaccgatcaagtaccgaacgcacggcacctacgagttcagcacacgttcagcccgatgacgtccctcgaactccgatcaagctgagtgttgagggagagtttcgtcagcacgacggcgtggtgacgatgatgatgttctaccgacgcagggcttcgcctaagcaccgctacagtattatcgaggtggactatggtggaggggggcaccgcacacggctaaaagatcaaacgatcaattgttgtgtctagggtgccccctgcccccgtatataaaggagcaaggggaaggtgcggccggccaggaggaggcgcgccaggaggagtcctactcccaccgggagtaggactccctcccttccttgttggactaggagaggagagggaaggagagagggggcaaggaaagggggggcgccgcccccctccttgtctaattcggacttggggggaggggcgcgcggctgccccttggccgcctctcctcttccaccaattgggcccatgaggcccaatagcctccgggggttccggtaaccccccggtactccggtatatatccgataacccccggaaccattccggtgtccgaatatagtcatccaatatatcaatcttcatgtctcgaccatttcaagactcctcgtcatgtccgtgatcac
This genomic window from Aegilops tauschii subsp. strangulata cultivar AL8/78 chromosome 4, Aet v6.0, whole genome shotgun sequence contains:
- the LOC141021974 gene encoding uncharacterized protein codes for the protein MTKILWWLHWSFTTTLNGSFLGTGGSVPGRAPNLNRNRERGRALLYSDYFANTPLFKPNKFRRRFHMSRHLFNHIREGVVAHDPYFECKTDALGKLGFSSYQKCTAAICMLAYGIPGDLVNEYVRMSESTCLLSLYSFCKAVVAVFGPEYLRQPNAADTERLL